One segment of Sphingomonas telluris DNA contains the following:
- the cysK gene encoding cysteine synthase A: MKANSILDTIGNTPHIRINRLFGDGADVWVKSERSNPGASIKDRIALAMVEDAEKSGKLKPGGTIVEPTSGNTGIGLAMVAAVKGYKLILVMPDSMSVERRRLMLAYGAQFDLTPREKGMKGSIARAQEILAETPNSWMPQQFENPANLEVHRRTTAQEILAAFKENPIDALITGVGTGGHITACAEVLKQEWPELKVFAVEPTLSPVLSGGDPGPHPIQGIGAGFIPAIMDTSLLDGVIQVTPDDAKEMARRAAREEGILVGISSGATLAAIKQKLPELGANARVLGFNYDTGERYLSVPDFLPTEE, from the coding sequence ATGAAGGCCAACAGCATCCTCGATACCATCGGCAATACGCCGCACATCCGCATCAACCGGTTGTTCGGCGACGGAGCCGACGTCTGGGTGAAGTCCGAGCGCTCCAACCCCGGCGCATCGATCAAGGACCGCATTGCACTCGCGATGGTCGAGGATGCGGAAAAGAGCGGCAAGCTGAAGCCGGGCGGTACGATCGTCGAGCCGACGTCCGGCAACACGGGCATCGGCCTGGCGATGGTCGCGGCGGTGAAGGGCTACAAGCTCATCCTCGTCATGCCCGACAGCATGAGCGTCGAGCGCCGCCGCCTGATGCTGGCCTATGGCGCGCAGTTCGACCTGACCCCGCGCGAAAAGGGCATGAAAGGCTCGATCGCCCGCGCCCAGGAAATCCTCGCGGAAACGCCAAACAGCTGGATGCCGCAGCAGTTCGAAAACCCCGCGAACCTCGAAGTCCATCGCCGCACAACCGCGCAGGAAATCCTCGCCGCGTTCAAGGAAAACCCGATCGACGCGCTGATCACGGGCGTCGGCACCGGCGGCCACATCACGGCCTGTGCCGAGGTTCTGAAGCAGGAATGGCCGGAGCTGAAAGTCTTCGCGGTCGAGCCGACGCTTTCGCCGGTCTTGTCCGGTGGCGATCCGGGACCCCACCCCATCCAGGGCATCGGCGCCGGCTTCATCCCCGCGATCATGGACACCAGCCTGCTCGACGGCGTGATCCAGGTGACGCCGGACGATGCGAAGGAAATGGCTCGGCGGGCGGCTCGTGAAGAGGGCATCCTCGTCGGCATTTCGTCCGGCGCGACGCTGGCGGCGATCAAGCAGAAGCTGCCGGAACTGGGCGCAAACGCTCGTGTGCTCGGCTTCAACTACGACACCGGCGAGCGCTACCTCTCCGTGCCGGATTTTCTCCCTACCGAAGAATAG